One window from the genome of Hippoglossus hippoglossus isolate fHipHip1 chromosome 6, fHipHip1.pri, whole genome shotgun sequence encodes:
- the terb1 gene encoding telomere repeats-binding bouquet formation protein 1 isoform X2 produces the protein MMDKTGVYSNSRTAIRTDLSLLLECLKFQMKSPELQKQALLTIHSICENRDDNVDLLREMGGVAFVYNLSKSTIVHSDVKETALFTIGTLAGANVFCKNSLCRKETFADLAGWLMNEHLPLTQKRVSVYLLSVLVANNKLGQSLALTTGCVDILLDLFRTTFPLSKEATAVIANAPHTYQLWASVSSALCGCVNNPQNEEGQRICVAAFPMINIWLQQIALARTEIFQSICSFIAMTVANNCYVQESFSASGGLETLTRSLLRLASVADTSSLSCQLSVIISKTLSACVTENSALASGLAQYGIVSHLLSLLGSPNLDLEDRLSVLLTLGHCTEASEDHQSQLVQCGGLPLIITLLTEDTCEEVRKAATFILQTCKPARHGEDKNMETLAHMESFRCTAQELLSRINQLEEKQAKGAEDEQKEKDPSTSTEGPAAPSPSPALPLPLQRGESISTLPKAYRQSSTRTHMEAEGDNRVKLQTGKNVVVKKFASKLRKMSSNLSCKEEKVETSRGDEWCSECKGVRAKLSPHAWSVEGGREPHTADSQLFQPPAHVRHSTPIEMNRANEELHDCDMSDEGEIKAEEHSVSLSRCAGCVLPFDNVTSRTFASLQSSCHHSCDMHRALQGATDQFRAHHCSLLFRRENQDHTVELVHQNPERVSRAGPHRRQEHRSVNKVSLTPICKEAGKLRRCFPEAHRKKQHGIALTPLHRGAKNRTETSRNKTERRGRNNLGHCVLDNEPKTSTDLCSTRRKRKDFCLEEVHYLLNGVKRFGFSWNSILWSYPFQPGRTNVDLAKKYRQLMKHKTMDDGADH, from the exons ATGATGGATAAAACAGGGGTTTACAGCAACAGCCGCACTG CCATAAGAACAGACCTCAGCTTGCTCCTTGAGTGTCTGAAGTTTCAGATGAAATCTCCTGAGCTACAGAAACAGGCTCTTCTCACCATTCACTCAATCTGTGAAAACAGAG aTGACAATGTGGACCTGCTGAGGGAAATGGGAGGTGTGGCATTTGTGTATAACCTCTCCAAATCCACTATTGTTCATTCGGATGTGAAGGAGACTGCGCTTTTTACCATCGGCACTCTGGCAGGGGCCAatg TGTTTTGCAAGAATTCCCTGTGCAGAAAGGAGACATTTGCCGACCTGGCTGGTTGGTTGATGAATGAACACCTCCCACTGACACAGAAGAGAGTGTCCGTCTATTTGCTGTCTGTGTTGGTCGCCAACAACA AATTAGGCCAGTCTTTAGCTTTAACCACTGGCTGCGTGGACATTCTACTGGACCTATTCAG GACTACTTTTCCACTTTCCAAGGAGGCCACTGCAGTTATAGCCAACGCTCCTCACACTTACCAACTCTGGGCATCTGTGTCTAGTGCTCTCTGTGGATGTGTCAACAATCCTCAGAATG AGGAGGGTCAGCGTATTTGTGTTGCAGCCTTTCCTATGATAAACATCTGGCTTCAGCAGATTGCTTTGGCACGCACAGAGATTTTTCAATCCATTTGCTCCTTCATAGCAATGACTGTTGCCAACAACT gCTATGTTCAGGAGAGTTTTTCTGCCTCGGGGGGTTTGGAAACTCTCACTCGTTCACTCCTTCGTCTAGCCTCTGTGGCAGATACGAGCTCGTTGTCGTGCCAACTTTCAGTCATTATTTCCAAGACCCTGTCAGCTTGCGTTACTGAAAACT CTGCTCTGGCTTCAGGTCTGGCTCAGTATGGCATAGTgtcccatctcctctctctgctgggCAGCCCAAATCTGGACCTTGAGGACAGGCTTTCAGTTTTACTAACCCTGGGTCACTGCACCGAGGCTTCTG AGGACCACCAGTCCCAGTTGGTGCAGTGTGGAGGCCTGCCCCTTATTATAACTTTACTCACAGAAGACACATGTGAGGAGGTCAGGAAGGCTGCTACGTTCATATTGCAGACCTGCAAACCGGCCA GACATGGGGAGGACAAAAACATGGAAACCCTTGCACACATGGAAAGCTTCAGGTGCACAGCGCAGGAGTTGCTCAGCAGGATTAACCAGCTAGAGGAGAAACAGGCAAAG GGTGCTGAGGAcgagcagaaagagaaagaccCATCAACTTCAACTGAAGGGCCAGCTGcaccatctccatctccagcctTACCTCTGCCTCTACAGCGTGGAGAGAGCATTAGCACCCTCCCCAAAGCATATAGACAGAGCAGCACCCGCACGCACATGGAAGCAGAGGGTGACAACAGAGTTAAACTTCAAACTGGTAAAAATGTGGTTGTGAAGAAGTTTGCCAGTAAACTGAGGAAAATGAGTTCCAACCTAAGTTGTAAGGAGGAGAAAGTTGAAACCAGTAGAGGAGATGAGTGGTGTTCTGAGTGCAAGGGTGTCAGAGCCAAGCTGTCGCCTCATGCATGGTCAgtagagggaggcagagagccACATACTGCAGACAG TCAGTTGTTTCAGCCCCCAGCACATGTGAGGCACAGTACACCAATAGAAATGAACCGTGCCAATGAAG aGTTACATGACTGTGACATGAGTGATGAGGGGGAAATCAAAGCAGAGGAACACTCAGTCTCTCTGTCCCGATGTGCAG gCTGTGTGTTGCCTTTTGACAACGTGACCAGTCGCACCTTTGCATCTCTTCAAAGCTCCTGCCATCACAGCTGTGATATGCACAGGGCTCTCCAAGGAGCCACAGATCAATTCAGGGCTCATCACTGCAGCCTTCTGTTCAGGAGAGAGAACCAGGATCACACTGTGGAGCTGGTGCACCAAAACCCTGAGAGAGTGTCAAGAGCAGGGCCACACAGAAGACAAGAACACCGGAGTG TAAACAAGGTCTCCCTGACTCCCATATGTAAAGAAGCAGGGAAACTCAGGCGCTGCTTTCCAGAGGCCCACAGGAAGAAGCAGCATG GCATCGCTCTAACTCCACTGCACAGAGGAGCTAAAAACAGGACGGAGACTTCTCGAAACAAGACTG agagaagagggaggaataATCTTGGACATTGTGTCCTCGATAACGAGCCGAAGACTAGCACAGATCTCTGCTCCACT agaaggaagaggaaggacTTCTGCCTTGAGGAGGTGCATTACCTTCTGAACGGAGTAAAGAGATTTGGCTTCTCTTGGAATTCCATCTTGTGGTCGTATCCCTTCCAACCTGGACGCACCAATGTTGACCTAGCCAAGAAATACAGGCAGCTAATG AAACATAAAACCATGGATGATGGCGCAGACCATTAA
- the terb1 gene encoding telomere repeats-binding bouquet formation protein 1 isoform X1: MMDKTGVYSNSRTAIRTDLSLLLECLKFQMKSPELQKQALLTIHSICENRDDNVDLLREMGGVAFVYNLSKSTIVHSDVKETALFTIGTLAGANVFCKNSLCRKETFADLAGWLMNEHLPLTQKRVSVYLLSVLVANNKLGQSLALTTGCVDILLDLFRTTFPLSKEATAVIANAPHTYQLWASVSSALCGCVNNPQNEEGQRICVAAFPMINIWLQQIALARTEIFQSICSFIAMTVANNCYVQESFSASGGLETLTRSLLRLASVADTSSLSCQLSVIISKTLSACVTENSALASGLAQYGIVSHLLSLLGSPNLDLEDRLSVLLTLGHCTEASEDHQSQLVQCGGLPLIITLLTEDTCEEVRKAATFILQTCKPATVFLVPGLTAGHGEDKNMETLAHMESFRCTAQELLSRINQLEEKQAKGAEDEQKEKDPSTSTEGPAAPSPSPALPLPLQRGESISTLPKAYRQSSTRTHMEAEGDNRVKLQTGKNVVVKKFASKLRKMSSNLSCKEEKVETSRGDEWCSECKGVRAKLSPHAWSVEGGREPHTADSQLFQPPAHVRHSTPIEMNRANEELHDCDMSDEGEIKAEEHSVSLSRCAGCVLPFDNVTSRTFASLQSSCHHSCDMHRALQGATDQFRAHHCSLLFRRENQDHTVELVHQNPERVSRAGPHRRQEHRSVNKVSLTPICKEAGKLRRCFPEAHRKKQHGIALTPLHRGAKNRTETSRNKTERRGRNNLGHCVLDNEPKTSTDLCSTRRKRKDFCLEEVHYLLNGVKRFGFSWNSILWSYPFQPGRTNVDLAKKYRQLMKHKTMDDGADH; this comes from the exons ATGATGGATAAAACAGGGGTTTACAGCAACAGCCGCACTG CCATAAGAACAGACCTCAGCTTGCTCCTTGAGTGTCTGAAGTTTCAGATGAAATCTCCTGAGCTACAGAAACAGGCTCTTCTCACCATTCACTCAATCTGTGAAAACAGAG aTGACAATGTGGACCTGCTGAGGGAAATGGGAGGTGTGGCATTTGTGTATAACCTCTCCAAATCCACTATTGTTCATTCGGATGTGAAGGAGACTGCGCTTTTTACCATCGGCACTCTGGCAGGGGCCAatg TGTTTTGCAAGAATTCCCTGTGCAGAAAGGAGACATTTGCCGACCTGGCTGGTTGGTTGATGAATGAACACCTCCCACTGACACAGAAGAGAGTGTCCGTCTATTTGCTGTCTGTGTTGGTCGCCAACAACA AATTAGGCCAGTCTTTAGCTTTAACCACTGGCTGCGTGGACATTCTACTGGACCTATTCAG GACTACTTTTCCACTTTCCAAGGAGGCCACTGCAGTTATAGCCAACGCTCCTCACACTTACCAACTCTGGGCATCTGTGTCTAGTGCTCTCTGTGGATGTGTCAACAATCCTCAGAATG AGGAGGGTCAGCGTATTTGTGTTGCAGCCTTTCCTATGATAAACATCTGGCTTCAGCAGATTGCTTTGGCACGCACAGAGATTTTTCAATCCATTTGCTCCTTCATAGCAATGACTGTTGCCAACAACT gCTATGTTCAGGAGAGTTTTTCTGCCTCGGGGGGTTTGGAAACTCTCACTCGTTCACTCCTTCGTCTAGCCTCTGTGGCAGATACGAGCTCGTTGTCGTGCCAACTTTCAGTCATTATTTCCAAGACCCTGTCAGCTTGCGTTACTGAAAACT CTGCTCTGGCTTCAGGTCTGGCTCAGTATGGCATAGTgtcccatctcctctctctgctgggCAGCCCAAATCTGGACCTTGAGGACAGGCTTTCAGTTTTACTAACCCTGGGTCACTGCACCGAGGCTTCTG AGGACCACCAGTCCCAGTTGGTGCAGTGTGGAGGCCTGCCCCTTATTATAACTTTACTCACAGAAGACACATGTGAGGAGGTCAGGAAGGCTGCTACGTTCATATTGCAGACCTGCAAACCGGCCA CGGTGTTCTTGGTGCCTGGTCTGACGGCAGGACATGGGGAGGACAAAAACATGGAAACCCTTGCACACATGGAAAGCTTCAGGTGCACAGCGCAGGAGTTGCTCAGCAGGATTAACCAGCTAGAGGAGAAACAGGCAAAG GGTGCTGAGGAcgagcagaaagagaaagaccCATCAACTTCAACTGAAGGGCCAGCTGcaccatctccatctccagcctTACCTCTGCCTCTACAGCGTGGAGAGAGCATTAGCACCCTCCCCAAAGCATATAGACAGAGCAGCACCCGCACGCACATGGAAGCAGAGGGTGACAACAGAGTTAAACTTCAAACTGGTAAAAATGTGGTTGTGAAGAAGTTTGCCAGTAAACTGAGGAAAATGAGTTCCAACCTAAGTTGTAAGGAGGAGAAAGTTGAAACCAGTAGAGGAGATGAGTGGTGTTCTGAGTGCAAGGGTGTCAGAGCCAAGCTGTCGCCTCATGCATGGTCAgtagagggaggcagagagccACATACTGCAGACAG TCAGTTGTTTCAGCCCCCAGCACATGTGAGGCACAGTACACCAATAGAAATGAACCGTGCCAATGAAG aGTTACATGACTGTGACATGAGTGATGAGGGGGAAATCAAAGCAGAGGAACACTCAGTCTCTCTGTCCCGATGTGCAG gCTGTGTGTTGCCTTTTGACAACGTGACCAGTCGCACCTTTGCATCTCTTCAAAGCTCCTGCCATCACAGCTGTGATATGCACAGGGCTCTCCAAGGAGCCACAGATCAATTCAGGGCTCATCACTGCAGCCTTCTGTTCAGGAGAGAGAACCAGGATCACACTGTGGAGCTGGTGCACCAAAACCCTGAGAGAGTGTCAAGAGCAGGGCCACACAGAAGACAAGAACACCGGAGTG TAAACAAGGTCTCCCTGACTCCCATATGTAAAGAAGCAGGGAAACTCAGGCGCTGCTTTCCAGAGGCCCACAGGAAGAAGCAGCATG GCATCGCTCTAACTCCACTGCACAGAGGAGCTAAAAACAGGACGGAGACTTCTCGAAACAAGACTG agagaagagggaggaataATCTTGGACATTGTGTCCTCGATAACGAGCCGAAGACTAGCACAGATCTCTGCTCCACT agaaggaagaggaaggacTTCTGCCTTGAGGAGGTGCATTACCTTCTGAACGGAGTAAAGAGATTTGGCTTCTCTTGGAATTCCATCTTGTGGTCGTATCCCTTCCAACCTGGACGCACCAATGTTGACCTAGCCAAGAAATACAGGCAGCTAATG AAACATAAAACCATGGATGATGGCGCAGACCATTAA
- the terb1 gene encoding telomere repeats-binding bouquet formation protein 1 isoform X3: protein MMDKTGVYSNSRTAIRTDLSLLLECLKFQMKSPELQKQALLTIHSICENRDDNVDLLREMGGVAFVYNLSKSTIVHSDVKETALFTIGTLAGANVFCKNSLCRKETFADLAGWLMNEHLPLTQKRVSVYLLSVLVANNKLGQSLALTTGCVDILLDLFRTTFPLSKEATAVIANAPHTYQLWASVSSALCGCVNNPQNEEGQRICVAAFPMINIWLQQIALARTEIFQSICSFIAMTVANNCYVQESFSASGGLETLTRSLLRLASVADTSSLSCQLSVIISKTLSACVTENSALASGLAQYGIVSHLLSLLGSPNLDLEDRLSVLLTLGHCTEASEDHQSQLVQCGGLPLIITLLTEDTCEEVRKAATFILQTCKPATVFLVPGLTAGHGEDKNMETLAHMESFRCTAQELLSRINQLEEKQAKGAEDEQKEKDPSTSTEGPAAPSPSPALPLPLQRGESISTLPKAYRQSSTRTHMEAEGDNRVKLQTGKNVVVKKFASKLRKMSSNLSCKEEKVETSRGDEWCSECKGVRAKLSPHAWSVEGGREPHTADSQLFQPPAHVRHSTPIEMNRANEELHDCDMSDEGEIKAEEHSVSLSRCAGCVLPFDNVTSRTFASLQSSCHHSCDMHRALQGATDQFRAHHCSLLFRRENQDHTVELVHQNPERVSRAGPHRRQEHRSVNKVSLTPICKEAGKLRRCFPEAHRKKQHGIALTPLHRGAKNRTETSRNKTEKEEEGLLP, encoded by the exons ATGATGGATAAAACAGGGGTTTACAGCAACAGCCGCACTG CCATAAGAACAGACCTCAGCTTGCTCCTTGAGTGTCTGAAGTTTCAGATGAAATCTCCTGAGCTACAGAAACAGGCTCTTCTCACCATTCACTCAATCTGTGAAAACAGAG aTGACAATGTGGACCTGCTGAGGGAAATGGGAGGTGTGGCATTTGTGTATAACCTCTCCAAATCCACTATTGTTCATTCGGATGTGAAGGAGACTGCGCTTTTTACCATCGGCACTCTGGCAGGGGCCAatg TGTTTTGCAAGAATTCCCTGTGCAGAAAGGAGACATTTGCCGACCTGGCTGGTTGGTTGATGAATGAACACCTCCCACTGACACAGAAGAGAGTGTCCGTCTATTTGCTGTCTGTGTTGGTCGCCAACAACA AATTAGGCCAGTCTTTAGCTTTAACCACTGGCTGCGTGGACATTCTACTGGACCTATTCAG GACTACTTTTCCACTTTCCAAGGAGGCCACTGCAGTTATAGCCAACGCTCCTCACACTTACCAACTCTGGGCATCTGTGTCTAGTGCTCTCTGTGGATGTGTCAACAATCCTCAGAATG AGGAGGGTCAGCGTATTTGTGTTGCAGCCTTTCCTATGATAAACATCTGGCTTCAGCAGATTGCTTTGGCACGCACAGAGATTTTTCAATCCATTTGCTCCTTCATAGCAATGACTGTTGCCAACAACT gCTATGTTCAGGAGAGTTTTTCTGCCTCGGGGGGTTTGGAAACTCTCACTCGTTCACTCCTTCGTCTAGCCTCTGTGGCAGATACGAGCTCGTTGTCGTGCCAACTTTCAGTCATTATTTCCAAGACCCTGTCAGCTTGCGTTACTGAAAACT CTGCTCTGGCTTCAGGTCTGGCTCAGTATGGCATAGTgtcccatctcctctctctgctgggCAGCCCAAATCTGGACCTTGAGGACAGGCTTTCAGTTTTACTAACCCTGGGTCACTGCACCGAGGCTTCTG AGGACCACCAGTCCCAGTTGGTGCAGTGTGGAGGCCTGCCCCTTATTATAACTTTACTCACAGAAGACACATGTGAGGAGGTCAGGAAGGCTGCTACGTTCATATTGCAGACCTGCAAACCGGCCA CGGTGTTCTTGGTGCCTGGTCTGACGGCAGGACATGGGGAGGACAAAAACATGGAAACCCTTGCACACATGGAAAGCTTCAGGTGCACAGCGCAGGAGTTGCTCAGCAGGATTAACCAGCTAGAGGAGAAACAGGCAAAG GGTGCTGAGGAcgagcagaaagagaaagaccCATCAACTTCAACTGAAGGGCCAGCTGcaccatctccatctccagcctTACCTCTGCCTCTACAGCGTGGAGAGAGCATTAGCACCCTCCCCAAAGCATATAGACAGAGCAGCACCCGCACGCACATGGAAGCAGAGGGTGACAACAGAGTTAAACTTCAAACTGGTAAAAATGTGGTTGTGAAGAAGTTTGCCAGTAAACTGAGGAAAATGAGTTCCAACCTAAGTTGTAAGGAGGAGAAAGTTGAAACCAGTAGAGGAGATGAGTGGTGTTCTGAGTGCAAGGGTGTCAGAGCCAAGCTGTCGCCTCATGCATGGTCAgtagagggaggcagagagccACATACTGCAGACAG TCAGTTGTTTCAGCCCCCAGCACATGTGAGGCACAGTACACCAATAGAAATGAACCGTGCCAATGAAG aGTTACATGACTGTGACATGAGTGATGAGGGGGAAATCAAAGCAGAGGAACACTCAGTCTCTCTGTCCCGATGTGCAG gCTGTGTGTTGCCTTTTGACAACGTGACCAGTCGCACCTTTGCATCTCTTCAAAGCTCCTGCCATCACAGCTGTGATATGCACAGGGCTCTCCAAGGAGCCACAGATCAATTCAGGGCTCATCACTGCAGCCTTCTGTTCAGGAGAGAGAACCAGGATCACACTGTGGAGCTGGTGCACCAAAACCCTGAGAGAGTGTCAAGAGCAGGGCCACACAGAAGACAAGAACACCGGAGTG TAAACAAGGTCTCCCTGACTCCCATATGTAAAGAAGCAGGGAAACTCAGGCGCTGCTTTCCAGAGGCCCACAGGAAGAAGCAGCATG GCATCGCTCTAACTCCACTGCACAGAGGAGCTAAAAACAGGACGGAGACTTCTCGAAACAAGACTG agaaggaagaggaaggacTTCTGCCTTGA